The proteins below are encoded in one region of Salvelinus namaycush isolate Seneca chromosome 39, SaNama_1.0, whole genome shotgun sequence:
- the LOC120032394 gene encoding tripartite motif-containing protein 65-like — MALLLEELLTDIENCLTCSVCFDIFTDPVTLTCGHSYCMKCLEDCLRGQAKTKKDCPDCRGKIRPGFKLHKNVTLCNIVDVHYDHKRFASTEEFTKGHEMEADFKEDKAEECVASHSQQTDINRPSELGSTVQQQQMEAPVVINDTSSEVTDDRCPDFPDSHDGRVQELPISPPSNDRNRAEGFTPPPHPLPGASFSWLTFNPAQGHRCLNFLPKEHRVVTKRTSSACHDGRFDTSQWMAEQEFSEGCHYWDVDTSASVGWAVGVSYPNIGRRDKLGRTANSWCLEWSRDKLCYWHDNIGEFIKHGCPSIVRLALDVTNGTLSFYSLSNSQTLLHCVEEGFTEPVRPVFWLFGLELNNALSFPPWVS, encoded by the exons ATGGCGTTACTACTTGAAGAACTTCTTACAGATATAGAAAATTGTCTCACATGTTCAGTATGCTTTGACATTTTCACTGATCCAGTGACTTTAACTTGTGGCCACAGTTATTGTATGAAATGTTTAGAGGATTGTCTACGTGGACAAGCGAAGACGAAGAAGGATTGTCCCGATTGCAGAGGAAAAATTCGACCAGGTTTTAAACTGCATAAAAATGTTACACTTTGTAACATCGTGGATGTTCATTACGACCATAAACGTTTTGCATCCACTGAAGAATTTACAAAAGGACATGAAATGGAAGCA GACTTCAAAGAGGATAAAGCTGAAGAATGTGTGGCCTCACACTCACAACAGACTGATATCAACAGACCATCTGAGCTTGGAAGTACTGTTCAACAGCAACAG ATGGAGGCCCCTGTTGTTATAAATGACACAAGCTCAGAAGTGACAGATGACAGGTGTCCTGATTTCCCAGACTCCCATGATGGTCGGGTTCAGGAATTGCCCATCTCCCCTCCCTCAAATGACAGAAACAGGGCTGAAG GCTTCACCCCTCCACCCCATCCCCTGCCTGGGGCCAGCTTCTCCTGGCTCACCTTCAACCCAGCCCAGGGCCACAGGTGCCTGAACTTCCTACCCAAAGAGCACAGAGTGGTGACCAAGAGGACGTCCTCTGCATGCCACGACGGCCGCTTTGACACCAGCCAGTGGATGGCGGAGCAGGAGTTCAGTGAAGGCTGCCACTATTGGGATGTAGATACGTCGGCGAGCGTGGGCTGGGCCGTCGGGGTTTCCTACCCCAACATCGGCCGCAGAGATAAGCTGGGTCGCACAGCTAACTCCTGGTGCCTGGAGTGGAGCAGGGACAAGCTGTGCTACTGGCACGATAACATAGGGGAGTTTATCAAACATGGCTGTCCCAGTATCGTTAGACTGGCTCTGGATGTGACGAATGGGACCTTGTCGTTTTATAGCCTGTCTAACAGTCAGACTCTGCTGCATTGTGTGGAGGAGGGATTCACAGAGCCAGTGAGGCCAGTCTTCTGGCTGTTTGGGCTGGAGCTAAACAATGCTCTGTCCTTTCCTCCTTGGGTGTCATAA